A genome region from Macaca fascicularis isolate 582-1 chromosome 3, T2T-MFA8v1.1 includes the following:
- the LOC102119200 gene encoding cTAGE family member 8, whose protein sequence is MKEPGATPQPYLGLVLEELRSLVAALPESRRPDSNPYGFPWDLVVCAAVVGFFAVLLFLWRSFRSVRSRLYVGREQKLAATLSGLIEEKCKLLEKFSLIQKEYEGYEIESSLEDASFEKAAAEARSLEAACEKLNRSNSELEDEILCLEKEFKEEKSKHSQQEELMADISQRIQSLEDESKSLKSQIAEAKIICKIFNMNEERQEIATKDALNENSQLQESQKQLLQEAEVWKEQVSELNKQKITFEDSKVHAEQVLNDKENHIKTLTGCLLKMKDPAAVLGEDITDDDNLELEVNGELENGAYSDDPPKGALKKLIHAAKLNVSLKTSEGERNYIIIQLSEVDKTKEELTERIKNLQTQHVSLQSENMYFESENQKLQQKLKIMTELYQENEMKLHRKLTVEENYRIQEEEKLSKVEKKISHTTEGMETYRKLAKDLEEELERTINFYQRLVASYEKKGHHNWLAAQTAERNLNDLRKENAHNRQKLTEKEFKFELLEKDPRAPDVSKTAFGREHSPYGPSPLGQPSSETRAFLSPKTLLEGPLRLSPVPPGGGGRGPRGPGNPLDHQITNERGETSCDTLTDPHRAPSDTGSLSSPWEQDRRMMFPPPGQSYPDSAPPPQRKGRFYSNSDRLSGPAELRSVNMPSLDKMDGSMPSEMEFSRNDAKDDPGNLNVSDSSLAAENEATGTSFVPPPLAPIRGPLFPVNTRGPFMRRGPPFPPPPPGTMFGGSRGYYPPRDFPGPPRAPFAMRNIYPPKGFPPYLHPRPGFYPNPTF, encoded by the coding sequence ATGAAGGAGCCAGGCGCTACCCCTCAGCCCTATTTGGGGCTGGTCCTGGAGGAGCTACGCAGCCTTGTGGCAGCACTGCCTGAAAGTAGGAGACCAGACTCGAATCCTTATGGTTTTCCATGGGACTTGGTGGTATGTGCAGCTGTTGTTGGATTTTTTGCTGTTCTCCTTTTTTTGTGGAGAAGTTTTAGGTCAGTTAGGAGTCGGCTTTATGTGGGAAGAGAACAAAAACTTGCTGCAACGCTTTCTGGACtaattgaagaaaaatgtaaactacTTGAAAAATTTAGCCTTATTCAAAAAGAGTATGAAGGCTATGAAATAGAGTCATCTTTAGAGGATGCCAGCTTTGAGAAGGCGGCAGCAGAAGCACGAAGTTTGGAGGCAGCCTGTGAAAAGCTCAACAGGTCCAATTCTGAACTTGAGGATGAAATCCTCTGTCTGGAAAAAGAgttcaaagaagagaaatctaaacaCTCTCAGCAAGAAGAATTGATGGCAGATATTTCACAAAGGATACAGTCTCTAGAAGATGAGTCAAAATCCCTCAAATCACAAATAGCTGAAGCCAAAATCATCTGCAAGATATTTAACATGAATGAAGAACGACAGGAGATAGCAACAAAAGATGCTTTGAATGAAAATTCTCAACTTCAGGAAAGCCAGAAGCAGCTTTTGCAAGAAGCTGAAGTATGGAAAGAACAAGTGAGTGAacttaataaacagaaaataacatttgaagACTCCAAAGTACACGCAGAACAAGTtctaaatgataaagaaaatcacATCAAGACTCTGACTGGATGCTTGCTAAAGATGAAAGATCCGGCTGCTGTGCTTGGAGAGGACATAACAGATGATGATAACTTGGAATTAGAAGTGAACGGCGAATTGGAAAATGGTGCTTACTCAGATGATCCTCCAAAAGGAGCTTTGAAGAAACTGATTCATGCTGCtaagttaaatgtttctttaaaaacctcagaaggagaaagaaactacATTATTATTCAGTTATCTGAAGTTGACAAAACAAAGGAAGAGCTTACAGAGCGTATTAAAAATCTTCAAACTCAGCACGTATCTTTGCAGtcagaaaacatgtattttgaaAGTGAGAATCAGAAGCTTCAACAGAAACTTAAAATAATGACTGAAttatatcaagaaaatgaaatgaaactccACAGGAAATTGACAGTAGAGGAAAATTACCGGatacaggaagaagagaaactttCTAAAGTGGAAAAAAAGATCAGCCATACCACTGAAGGAATGGAGACCTATAGAAAGCTAGCCAAAGATCTTGAAGAAGAATTGGAGAGAACTATTAATTTTTATCAAAGGCTGGTTGCTTCCTACGAGAAAAAAGGACATCATAATTGGTTGGCAGCCCAGACTGCTGAAAGAAACCTCAatgatttaaggaaagaaaatgctcacaacagacaaaaattaactgaaaaagaGTTTAAATTTGAACTTTTAGAAAAAGATCCTCGTGCACCTGATGTTTCAAAAACAGCATTTGGCAGAGAGCATTCCCCATATGGTCCCTCACCATTGGGTCAGCCTTCATCTGAAACGAGAGCTTTTCTCTCTCCTAAAACTTTGTTGGAAGGTCCACTCAGACTctcacctgtgcctcctgggggaggaggaagaggcccaAGAGGCCCAGGGAATCCTCTGGACCATCAGATTACCAATGAAAGAGGAGAAACAAGCTGTGATACGTTAACCGATCCTCACAGGGCTCCTTCTGACACTGGGTCCCTGTCATCTCCGTGGGAACAGGACCGTAGGATGATGTTTCCTCCACCAGGACAATCATATCCTGATTCAGCTCCTCCTCCACAAAGGAAAGGcagattttattctaattctgaTAGACTGTCTGGGCCAGCAGAACTCAGAAGTGTTAATATGCCTTCTTTGGATAAAATGGATGGGTCAATGCCTTCAGAAATGGAATTCAGTAGAAATGATGCCAAAGATGATCCTGGTAATTTAAATGTGTCTGATTCATCTCTCGCTGCTGAAAATGAAGCAACTGGTACCAGCTTTGTTCCTCCACCTCTAGCTCCAATCAGAGGTCCATTGTTTCCAGTGAATACAAGGGGCCCGTTCATGAGAAGAGGACCTCCTTTccccccacctcctccaggaaccATGTTTGGAGGTTCTCGAGGTTACTATCCACCAAGGGATTTCCCAGGTCCACCACGTGCTCCATTTGCAATGAGAAACATCTATCCACCGAAGGGTTTTCCTCCTTACCTTCACCCAAGACCTGGATTTTACCCCAACCCCACATTCTGA